Proteins from a single region of Scatophagus argus isolate fScaArg1 chromosome 23, fScaArg1.pri, whole genome shotgun sequence:
- the LOC124054792 gene encoding glyoxal reductase-like: MLSSMTPSVLLNTGVKMPLLGLGTYKLLAPEEVYQAVDAALAAGYWAFDSAAVYRNEAELGRSLKELLPKHGLTREDVFITSKLAPEDQGERAMEGALHSLSQLDLGYIDLYLIHWPGTQGLLVSDQRNPGNRAQSWASLEELHAQGKLRAIGVSNYTAAHMRELMQSCKIPPALLQVEFHPQLCQRDLRSVCEEYGVCFQAYSSLGKGVLVTDPVVMEVANNCGRTPAQVLLRWAVQQCIPVIPKSSNPDRIKDNARIFDFTLSDTDMDRLSALDCGHKYCRDPSEVA, encoded by the exons CCTTCTGTCCTCTTAAATACTGGGGTTAAGATGCCCCTCCTGGGTTTGGGGACCTACAAGTTGTTGGCTCCTGAAGAAGTGTACCAGGCAGTGGACGCAGCGCTGGCTGCAGGTTATTGGGCGTTTGACAGTGCAGCTGTCTACCGGAATGAAGCTGAGTTGGGTCGATCCCTGAAGGAGCTCCTGCCCAAACATGGCTTAACCAGAGAGGATGTATTCATAACCAG TAAACTGGCCCCTGAGGATCAGGGTGAGAGGGCCATGGAAGGAGCCCTTCACAGCCTGTCTCAGTTGGACTTGGGTTACATTGACCTCTACCTGATCCACTGGCCTGGCACACAGGGTCTGTTAGTGTCTGACCAACGCAACCCAG GCAATCGAGCTCAGAGTTGGGCCTCACTGGAGGAGCTGCATGCTCAGGGGAAGCTGAGGGCTATAGGGGTGTCCAactacacagcagcacacatgaGAGAACTGATGCAGAGCTGCAAAATCCCTCCTGCATTGCTACAG gtaGAGTTTCACCCACAGCTGTGTCAGAGAGacctgaggagtgtgtgtgaggagtaTGGAGTGTGTTTTCAAGCCTATTCCTCCTTAGGGAAAGGAGTGCTGGTCACTGACCCAGTAGTCATGGAGGTGGCAAACAACTGTGGACgcacacctgcacag GTCCTGTTGCGCTGGGCTGTGCAGCAGTGCATCCCGGTGATTCCCAAGTCCTCAAATCCAGACAGAATAAAGGACAATGCCAGAATTTTTGACTTCACATTGAGTGACACAGACATGGACAGATTGTCAGCTTTGGACTGTGGACATAAGTACTGCAGGGATCCATCAGAAGTGGCTTGA
- the LOC124054790 gene encoding glyoxal reductase-like isoform X1 encodes MSSSVTPSVLLNTGVKMPLLGLGTYKLLAPEEVYQAVDAALAAGYRAFDSAAVYRNEADLGRSLKELLPKHGLTREDVFITSKLGPKDQGERAMEGALHSLSQLDLGYIDLYLIHWPGTQGLLVSDQRNPGNRAQSWASLEELHAQGKLRAIGVSNYTAAHMRELMQSCKIPPALLQVEFHPQLCQRDLRSVCEEYGVCFQAYSSLGKGELVTDPVVMEVANNCGRTPAQVLLRWAVQQGIPVLPKSSNPDRIKDNARIFDFTLSDIDMDRLSALDCGHKYCWDPSEVA; translated from the exons ATGTCGTCCTCCGTGACTCCTTCTGTCCTCTTAAATACTGGGGTTAAGATGCCCCTCCTGGGTTTGGGGACCTACAAGTTGTTGGCTCCTGAAGAAGTGTACCAGGCAGTGGACGCAGCGCTGGCTGCAGGTTATCGGGCGTTTGACAGTGCAGCTGTCTACCGGAATGAAGCTGACTTGGGTCGATCCCTGAAGGAGCTCCTGCCCAAACATGGCTTAACCAGAGAGGATGTATTCATAACCAG TAAACTGGGCCCCAAGGATCAGGGTGAGAGGGCCATGGAAGGAGCCCTCCACAGCCTATCTCAGTTGGACTTGGGTTACATTGACCTCTACCTGATCCACTGGCCTGGCACACAGGGTCTGTTAGTGTCTGACCAACGCAACCCAG GCAATCGAGCTCAGAGTTGGGCCTCACTGGAGGAGCTGCATGCTCAGGGGAAGCTGAGGGCTATAGGGGTGTCCAactacacagcagcacacatgaGAGAACTGATGCAGAGCTGCAAAATCCCTCCTGCATTGCTACAG GTAGAGTTTCACCCACAGCTGTGTCAGAGAGacctgaggagtgtgtgtgaggagtaTGGAGTGTGTTTTCAAGCCTATTCCTCCTTAGGGAAAGGAGAGCTGGTCACTGACCCAGTAGTCATGGAGGTGGCAAACAACTGTGGACgcacacctgcacag GTCCTGTTGCGCTGGGCTGTGCAGCAGGGCATCCCGGTGCTTCCCAAGTCCTCAAATCCAGACAGAATAAAGGACAATGCCAGAATTTTTGACTTTACACTTAGTGACATAGACATGGACAGATTGTCAGCTTTGGACTGTGGACATAAGTACTGCTGGGATCCATCAGAAGTGGCTTGA
- the LOC124054790 gene encoding glyoxal reductase-like isoform X2: protein MSSSVTPSVLLNTGVKMPLLGLGTYKLLAPEEVYQAVDAALAAGYRAFDSAAVYRNEADLGRSLKELLPKHGLTREDVFITSKLGPKDQGERAMEGALHSLSQLDLGYIDLYLIHWPGTQGLLVSDQRNPGNRAQSWASLEELHAQGKLRAIGVSNYTAAHMRELMQSCKIPPALLQVEFHPQLCQRDLRSVCEEYGVCFQAYSSLGKGELVTDPVVMEVANNCGRTPAQRVLTRCRWK from the exons ATGTCGTCCTCCGTGACTCCTTCTGTCCTCTTAAATACTGGGGTTAAGATGCCCCTCCTGGGTTTGGGGACCTACAAGTTGTTGGCTCCTGAAGAAGTGTACCAGGCAGTGGACGCAGCGCTGGCTGCAGGTTATCGGGCGTTTGACAGTGCAGCTGTCTACCGGAATGAAGCTGACTTGGGTCGATCCCTGAAGGAGCTCCTGCCCAAACATGGCTTAACCAGAGAGGATGTATTCATAACCAG TAAACTGGGCCCCAAGGATCAGGGTGAGAGGGCCATGGAAGGAGCCCTCCACAGCCTATCTCAGTTGGACTTGGGTTACATTGACCTCTACCTGATCCACTGGCCTGGCACACAGGGTCTGTTAGTGTCTGACCAACGCAACCCAG GCAATCGAGCTCAGAGTTGGGCCTCACTGGAGGAGCTGCATGCTCAGGGGAAGCTGAGGGCTATAGGGGTGTCCAactacacagcagcacacatgaGAGAACTGATGCAGAGCTGCAAAATCCCTCCTGCATTGCTACAG GTAGAGTTTCACCCACAGCTGTGTCAGAGAGacctgaggagtgtgtgtgaggagtaTGGAGTGTGTTTTCAAGCCTATTCCTCCTTAGGGAAAGGAGAGCTGGTCACTGACCCAGTAGTCATGGAGGTGGCAAACAACTGTGGACgcacacctgcacag AGGGTTCTGACTCGCTGTCGCTGGAAATAG
- the badb gene encoding BCL2 associated agonist of cell death b, with the protein MAANFTISSDSESEPSEEVEEGENSQSSMGHEQQVLQRHALTLPELRMAGTGRIRLNSESQASTVSRDEDLQVRGEDEAGTPTDGAPFRGRSRSAPPALWAAKKYGRQLRRMSDEFDSLLDKGEMKKAKNAGTAKQMHHSRSWWSYLFSHQETEGENNLHENHTHRTE; encoded by the exons ATGGCAGCAAACTTTACTATTTCCAGCGACAGCGAGTCAGAACCCTCTGAGGAGGTagaggaaggagaaaacagTCAATCATCAATGGGGCACGAGCAGCAGGTTCTTCAACGCCACGCCCTCACCCTACCTGAGCTCAGAATGGCAG GGACCGGTCGAATCAGACTCAACTCAGAGTCCCAGGCCTCCACTGTCTCCAGAGACGAGGACCTTCAAGTTAGGGGGGAAGATGAGGCTGGTACGCCTACTGATGGAGCTCCATTCAGGGGCCGGTCTAGATCAGCTCCCCCCGCATTGTGGGCAGCCAAGAAATATGGCCGGCAGCTCCGAAGGATGAGTGACGAGTTTGACAGCTTGCTCGATAAAGGG GAAATGAAGAAGGCGAAGAATGCTGGAACGGCCAAACAGATGCACCACTCTAGAAGCTGGTGGAGCTACCTCTTTAGTCACCaggagacggagggagagaacAACCTTCATGAGAACCACACGCACCGCACTGAGTAG